The genomic DNA CAGCGAGGGCGTGCCGTTCTTCGTCGAAGAGCTCATCGGCATCGGCCGCGACTGCGGCGACGCTGCCGAACTTCCCGACACCCTCCGCGACCTGCTGCTCGCCCGCTACGAGGGGCTCAGCGAGTCGACCCAGTCGCTGCTGCGACTCGTCTCCACCGGCGGCGTGCGGGTGCCGCATGCCCTGCTCGAAGACGTGTTCCCGGGCACCCCCGACGAGCTCGATCGCGCCGCCCGTGACGCGGTCGTCGGGGGTGTGCTCACCGTCGACGGCGAGCAGTACGCGTTCCGCCACGCCCTGGTGCGCGAGGCGATCCTCGCCGATCTGCTTCCGGGCGAGCGCGCGCGGTTCCACGCCGCCTACGCCGAGGCGTACGAGCGGGTGTCCGCGGCGGGTGTCCGTCGGCTCGCGGCTGAGATCTCGTTCCACTGGCTCGGGGCGCACAACGCCGCGAAGGCGTTCCCCGCGACCGTCCAGGCGATGCGCGAGGCGCGCGCTTCGGCGGCGTACGCGACGGCCGCGCAGCTCGGCGAGCGGGCTCTCTCGCTGTGGGACGTCGTGCCCGACCCGGCCGCCGCGGCCCGCATGGACAAGATCGAGCTCATGGGCCGCACGACCACGTACCTGCGCAACGCCGGCGAGAGCGAACGCGCGCTCGCCCTCGTGAAGGCGGCGATCGCCGAGTGCCCCGACGACAACGCGCGGCTCGCCCGGCTGCTGCGCGACCAGGCGCTCGTGCTCGCGAGCCTCGGGCGCGAGGGGGCGATCCCGTTGCTGCGCGAAGCGCTGGCGCGCCTCGCCTCGATCCCGTCGCCCGACTTCGAGACGTCGAGGTTGCGGGCGTCGGTCATGACCGCGCTCGCCGGTCGGCTGATGATCGCCGGGCAGGTCGACGAGGCGATCGACATCGCCGAGGCCGCCCATGCGCTCGCGATCGAGTTCGACTCCGATCGGTCGGCATCCGTCGCCTACAACGTCGCCTCGGTCAGCCGCCTCTCGCGCGGCGAGGTCGAGGTGGGGCTCGCCGGTCTCGAAGAGGCGCGTCGGCTCGCGCACGGCGACGGCGCCGCGCTGCTGCGGTACTGGGTCAATGCGAGCGATGCACGCTACCTCGTCGGAGACCACCGCTCCGCGGTAGAGCACGCCGAGCAGGGGCTCGAGCGGGCCCGGGCTCAGGGGCTGGAACGGAGCTCGGGCGTGATCCTCGCGTCGAACGCCGTCGACCCGCTCCACGCGCTGGGCGAATGGCAGCGTGCCGACGAGCTCATCTCGCGCGCGCTCGCGCTCGACCCGCCCGGGTCGTTCCGGGTGTACCTGCTGCGTGCTCGCATCTGGGCGCGGCTCTGGCGCGGCGACCCCGAGGGCGCGGCCGACGAGTTCCGCAGGGTGCGGGCGGTGATGACCCCCATCATGGCGGTCGAAGCGCAGACGCGGCTCGGCGTGGGCCGGCTCATCGCCGAACTCGCGCTCGAATCGGGCGACCTCGGCGATGCGCTCGACGCGGTCCGCATCCTCCTCGACGAACCGGCACACCACCATCTCGGGTACGTGCTGCCGTTCCTCTGGACTTCGGCACGGCTGGTCGCGGCCGCCCGGCGCGATCCCGTCGGCGCCGAGCCGGCCGGCCTCGACGGCCCCGCGCTCGTCGACCTCGAACGGCAGATCCGCGAACGGCTCGCCGGCGTCGCCATCTGGCCGACCTTTCCGGTGTGGGCGCCGTTCGTCGAGGCCGAACTCGTGGCGCCCGGCGCACCCGACGCCGTCGACGCGTGGCGCACGGCCGTCGACGCGGCGGCGCATCCGGCCGCCCTCGGCTACCTCGACGGCTACGCGCGGCTGCGGCTCGGCGAGGCCGCGCTCGCCACCGGCGACCGCCAGCTCGCGCGCACCGAGCTGCGCGCCGCTCGGGCGGCCGCAGAGACGGGCGGCGTGGGGCTGGTCGTACGGCTCGTCGACCAGGTCGCGACCGCCGCCGGGCTCTCGGTCGCCGCGGGCGCCGCCGCCGACGAGGCATCCGCCCCCGCCGAACCGCCCCGCTCGCCCGCGGCCCGCACGGCCTCCGGGCCCCCCGGGGTGGAGGGCGGCGCCGCGCCCGCCGATCCCGTGCTCGACGACCTCACCGCCCGCGAACGGCAGGTGCTCGGGCTCATCGCCGAGGGGCTCAGCAACCGCCAGATCGGCGAGCGGCTGTACATCAGCGGCAAGACGGCGAGCGTGCACGTGTCGGCGATCCTGCGAAAGCTCGGAGCATCCAGCCGAACCGAGGCCGCCCTGCGGGCCCGGGCGGTACGGTAACCCTCGTGACCACCTCGACCCTGCTCGACGAGATCCCCTTCCGCACGATGGACGGCGGCACCGCGTCGCTCGCCGACTACGCCGGCCGCGCCGTGCTCATCGTCAACGTCGCCTCCCGCTGCGGGCTCGCCCCGCAGTACGAGAAGCTCGAAGCGTTGCAGCAGCAGTTCGGCGACCGCGGGCTGACCGTGATCGGCTTCCCGTCGAACCAGTTCCTGCAGGAGCTCTCGTCGAACGAGGCGATCAAGCAGTACTGCTCGACCACCTGGGGCATCACCTTCCCGGTCGTCGACCGGGTGCGGGTCAACGGGCGCAAGGAGCATCCGCTCTACACCGAACTGAAGAAGACGCCCGACGCCGACGGCAAGGCCGGCCGGGTCAGCTGGAACTTCGAGAAGTTCCTCGTCGCTCCCGACCGCACGGTGCAGCGGTTCCGCCCGCACACCGAGCCCGACGACCCCCGCGTCGTCGCCGCGATCGAGGCCGCCCTGCCCGCGTAACCGCCCGCGCGCCCCAGCCACCCCGTGCACCGGCACTGCAGCACCGGGATGCAGCGCTCGCGATGTAGCGAATTCAGGTACGGAGGTGTGTCGCACCCTGTTTTCCGCCCGATCAGGCCGACACGCCGTGCGCGAACCTGAATTGCGTACAAGCCTGAATTGCGCGCAAGCCCGAGTTGCGTGCAAGCCCGAGGTGCGTGCAAGCCCGAGGTGCTTGCGGGCCCGAGGTGCGTGCAAGCCCGAGCGGCGTGCGCCGTGCGCGCGGCGGGCGGGCGTGATCGGGGGCCGGTAGCGTAGTCGCGACCCCCGAGGAGCACCCCCGCATGAAACCCGGCCCACGCCGCAGCGTCAGCCAGTCCGACCTGGTCGGCGCCGCGTTCGAACTCCTCGAGCAGAAGGGCTTCGCGGCGGTCTCGGTACGAGGCGTCGCCGCCTCGCTCGGCCTCACCCCGACCGCGATGTACACGTACTTCCCGTCGAAGCAGGCCTTGCTGGCCGCCATGGTCGAGGAGCTCTTGGCCGGCGTCACCGGCCAGGACGGCCCGGCGGATGCTCCGCCCGCCGCCGCCGCGCGCGGCCTCCTCGTCGACACGGCCCTCGCACTGCGGGCGCGCCTGCGAGACCACCCCGGTGCGATCGCACTGATGACGAGCGGCCCGCTCGACGGGGCGCAGGCGCTCGGCCTGGCCGAGCGGCTCGGCGAGGCGTTCGCCGTCGCGGGTGCATCGGACCCCGATGACGCGGCGCGCGCCGCCCACGCGCTGCTCGCGCTGGTGCTCGGCCAGGTCGCGCTCGAGACGGCGTGGGGCGCGGCATCCGAGACCGATTCAGCTGCGCTCTGGTCGGATGCTCCGCCGCATCCGATCACCGAAGCCGGCGCCGCGCTCGGCTTGCGCGAGGGCGCCGAGGCCGAGTTCCGCCGGGCGCTCGAACGCGTCGTCGACGCTTGGGCGCCGACGCACCTCGCCCCCGACCTGGGCCCGAACTCGTGACCCGCTTCATCGTGCGCGACGCGACCGTCGCCGACGCGCCCGGCGTCGCACAGGCCCACTGGGACAGCCACCAGACGACCTACGTGGAGCCGGGCCTCGTGCGCCGCGATCGGGTCGAGGGCTGGTCGATGCGCAACCGGGTGCTGGTCTGGACGGCGAACGCCGCCATCTCGGAGGGGATCTATCCGCCGCCAGACGGGTTCCACCGGATGTCGCTGCACGTGGCGGTCGACGACGACGGGCGCGTCGTCGGGTTCGCGTGCACCTCGATCGACGCCGAACCCGACGGGCCGCGTCCGCTTCAGCTCGAGGCGCTGTATCTGCTCGAGGAGTTCCACGGCACGGGTGCGGGGCAGGCGTTGCTCGACGCCGCGCTCGGCGACCGGCCCGCCTACCTCTGGGCACTCGACGTCAACCCGCGCGCGCACGCGTTCTACCGGCGCAACGGGTTCGAGCTCGACGGCACGACGAAGTTCGACGACGACTGGCAGATCACCGAGGTGCGGTTCGTGCGCTGACCTGCACTCCCCACCCGCCTGCACTCCCCACCCGCCCCGCGCATACGTTTCGCGGATCAGGAAGAACGGAAGGGTTCCGGCGTGTCGGCACATTTTTCCTGATCCGCGAAAGGGGGCAGGGAGTCACTGACGCGGGTGCCGGGGGGCGGGCACGGAGCATCCGGCGACCAGCAGGCGAGCGGGCGACGTCGCGTCAGCGCGTCGCGTCGCGGAACCCCGGGGTCGTCCACACCTCGGCGAGCCGCACGACGGTCGCGGCGGCGGCCGCCATCTCCTGTACGGACGCCCACTCACGCACCGAGTGGAACTCGTGTCCGCCGGTGAAGAGGTTCGGCGTCGGCAGGCCCATCGCGCTCAGCTGCGAGCCATCCGTTCCGCCGCGCACGGAGGTGCGCAACGGCTCGAGCCCCTCCGCGCGGATCGCGCGCTCGGCCGCGTCCGAGACCAGCGGGAACCGCTCGATGTGGCTGTGCATGTTGGGGTACTGCGGCGTGATCTCGACAGTCGCGCGGGCACGCGGCTCGCGCGCGACGACCTCGTCGACGGTGCGGCGCAGCACCTCACCGTGCTCGGCGAGCTTCGCGTCGTCGAAATCGCGCAGGATGGCCCGGATCGTCGTGCGCGCGGCCGCCCCGCGCACCTCGAACACGTGGATGAAGCCGTCGCGGCCGTCGGTGCGTTCGGGGGTGCGGTCGGCCGGCAGCGCGGCGATCACCTCGGCGGCGAGCCGGGTCGAATTGACGAGCTTGCCCGTCGCGAAGCCGGGGTGCACGTCGTGGCCCTCGATCGTCACGGTGGCCATCGAAGCCGAGAACGTCTCGTCCTGCAGCTCGCCGAGCTCCGACCCGTCGACGGTGTACGCGCACAGCGCGCCGAACCCCTCGACGTCGAACTTGCGGGTGCCGAAGCCGATCTCCTCGTCGGGCGTGAACGCGAGGCGCAGCGTGGGTCGCGGCAGTTCGGGGTGGTCGAGCAGGTGCGCGACGGCGGTCAGGATCGCCGCGACCCCGGCTTTGTCGTCGGCGCCGAGCAGGGTGTCGCCCGAGCTCGTGACGAGGTCGTGGCCGACATGGGCGCTCAGATCGGGCATGCCGGCGGGGTCCAGCCGCGTGCCGCCGCGCGGCAGTTCGATGACCCCGCCGTCGTAGGCGCGGTGCACGATCGGCTCCACCCCGTCGCCGGGGGCGTCGGGGCTGGTGTCGACGTGCGCGATGAGTCCGATCACGGGCACCGGCCCGTCGGCCGGGTCGATCGTGGCGGGCAGCGTCGCATACACGTACCCGTGCTCGTCGAGGCGGGCGTCGTCGAGGCCGAGCGCGAGCAGGTCGTCGACGAGCACCCGCTGCAGGTCGAGCTGGCGGGCCGAACTCGGCTGCGCGTCGCTGTCGCGGTCGGATTGGGTGCCCACCCGGACGTAGCGATCGAAGCGGGCGAGCAGGCCGGGCGCGAGCGACTCGGCGAGCGGAGACGTGTACGGCGCAGGCGACGGTGCTGGCATCGCCCCAGCCTGCCACAGCGGGTGGGCGAACCGGGGACCGGATGCGACGAGGCGCCGACCCCGAAGGGCCGGCGCCTCGCGCTGGTGCCGGTGGGACTCCCGTTCAGCCCGCGCGCGGCGGGGTGATCGAGATCACGGCGGACGTGTTGTTCTTGCCCGCCTTCTTCACCTTCACCACGGTGCCGTAGCCGACGCCGTCATCGGCCGGGTTGCCGGTGCCGAGCGGCGTGGCCACCCCGATGTCGAGCCCGAACAGCTCGGGGATCAGGTTGCCGTTCGCGTCGACGATGCGCGTCGAGTAGGGCGCGTTGCCCACCGACGGCACCACGACCGACCCGTCCACGAACCGGTAGTACAGGTCGCTTCCGGTGACCGGCAGCAGGTCGGGACGGTACTCGAGTCCCGGGTACCAGCCCTGGTCGTCGGTGAACGTGCTCACCGCTGCCAGTGCGGGGACCTTCGTGCAGTACTCCGTGTAGTTCACGTCGGTGATGCACTCCTGGAAGGGGTACGTCTTCGACAGACCGAACGCCACGTTCGACGACTGCGCGCGCGACGGCATGTTGTTCAGCGCCGAGGTGTCCACATCGGCCGAGGCGCCGGTGCGGCGCAGCGGGTCGAAGTGGCTGTCGACGAGCAGCAGGCCGCCCTTGGCGCCCTCGCTCGGCAGCGAGGTCAGGTTGTTGCGCACCATGTTCGAGTTGCCGTACGTGGTGTCGCGGTACCAGACCAGCGCGCCGGGGGCGTTGTACTTGATCTTGTCGACCTTCCACGCGCCCTCATCGTCCTGGTAGACGGTGTCGTACGCGTACTGCAGGCCCTGGTCGAACCCGTCGAAGTTCCGCCACTCGACCAGGTAGTACTGCGCCCTGATCGACGTGCCGGTGTCCTTGCGCCAGCCCGGGCCGGTCGTGGTCGCCCACGAGGCGACCTCGTTGACCCAGCCGTTGTCGTCGGCACCCTCGACGTCATCGCTCCAGAGGACGTTGCCGTCCCCGTCGACGAGCGAGAAGTCGTCGGCGAACCAGTTGCGCTCCTGGTAGGCGGCGTCCGTCGCCATCCGGAGCCGGACGCTCACGTCCTGACCGGCGAGCTCGGACAGGTCGATGTACTGGTGCGCCCAGCCGCCCGACGATCCGGTGATCCCGTGCGACCGCTGGAACCAGCCGCGCAGGTTGCCGTTCGGGTCGGGGTACGAGTCGGGGGTGGTGGCGAGCGACCCGTCCTCGTTGTAGACGGGCACGTCGGTCCAGTTGGCGCCGGCGTCGGTCGACACCTCGACGAAGCCGAAGTCCCAGTCGGATTCGATGAAGTAGTCGTTCCACATCCAGAACTTCGAGCCCTCGGGGACGACGCCGAGCGACCGGCTGAGCCGGATGTCGCCGTAGTCCTGGTCGGCACCCGTGTACCACATGTTCTCGCCCGAGTGCGGATCCGTGATGTGCACCACCTTGTCGGGCAGGTTGATCTTCACGCCGTCCTCGGTGTTCTTCAGCGGGCGCGAGTTCTGCCCGACCGTGACGTCACGCGGAGCATCCCCGGGGTTGACCTCGACCGGGTCGACCCAGCCGAGCACCCACTTGTCCCAGAGGCCCATGTGGGTCGGCATCGACTGGAAGATCGGGCCCGAGTGCGAACCGGAGTTCATGAGGTCCCAGAAGTCGATGTCGCTGTTGCCGGCGTTCGACGTGTCGTACAGGTCGGGCAGGCCGAGGTCGTGGCCGTACTCGTGTGCGAACACCCCGACGCCCGAGTCCTCGGGCTGCACGATGTAGTTCGACAGCTTGAGGTTCGTGCCGGGGATGTCGGCACCGCCGGGCACCGCCGACGAGTGCGCCCAGATCGCGTACGTGCCCTCGTCGCCGCCGCCGCCGGACTTGTCGGCACCGGCGTGCACGAGCACGACGTGGTCGATCACGCCGTCGGGCTCCCACAGGTTGCCGTCGCCGTCGCGGTCGCCCTGGTCCTCGAGGTCGTAGTCGGCCCACGGGAAGTTCGGCTGCGCCTGCGCGAGCGCCGCGACCGCGTCGATCGCGAGCTGGCCGGGGCCGAGCGGGTTGTCGGGGTGGCCCTGCATGTCCTGCATCGGGCCGGCCTCGTACTCGCCGTCCTCGTTCAGGTGGCAGACGGTCGCGCCGTAGTACGCCTCGGAGTGCGGCACCGTGATCCACGGCGTCGCCGCACCGGTCACGGTGTAGGCGCCGTGCGACATCTCCTCGTACATGTTCTTCATCGTGAAGCCCGAGATGTCGATGCCCTTCCTGCCGTCAGGGCCCTTGAGGTCCTTGCGGACCCGCTCGGTGATGCCCTTCGACGAGTAGAGGAGCTTGTTGTAGTAGTCCGACGAGAAGTCGGGCACCCACATCGAGTTGTTGTCGGCACGCGCGAGGGTCGCCGGGTCGGGCAGGTTGTTGTGCAACGGGCCGCTCTGCACGTTGCCGGGCATGCAGGTCGTCGCACCGAACTCGGTGGGCACCTGCAGGTCGGTGAAGTCGTCCTGCGCGCCGGGGTCGAACTCGACGAGGATCGTCAGGAGCTTCGCCTCCTGGGTCACCTCGGCCTGCTTGTAGTCGGGCTTCTTCTGGAACAGCGACTTCAGCTTGTCCCAGATCGACTTCAGCTTCTTGAGGATCGACTCGCGGATCTCCTTCGGGCTCTTGCCGGTCTCGAGCGCCTTCGCCTCGGCCTTGGCGAGCCCTTCGGCGGCGACCGGGTTGCCCTGGGAGAACTTCTTGTCGATCTCCTCTGCGGTGGTGATGGCCGTCGCCTGCTTCTGGCCGGCGTCATCGCCGACGGCGACATCGTCGAGGAACGCCTGCTCGACGCGGGGCTCGACGTAGTTCATGTAGTACTCGTCATCGCCGATGACGGGTGCCGATGGCGGTGCCGCGCTCGCCGGGGCCACGCCCGCGGTCGCCAAGCCGGCAGCCACGAGCGCGATCACGGGAAGCGTCGCGACCACGCGCGTACGCGCGCGAGTGCTTCTTCCAGACATGCATCTCCCTCCGGGTACGGCGTCGGGGATCTCCGAGCCGTACGAACGACGTCCGCCTGGTGGACGGACGATGGTGGAATCCTGCACCCTGACCCCCGTTCGGGGGAAGAGGGTTCGACGAGATCGGTCGATTCTCGGACGCATGGCGCGCCCGTCGCGCGCGCGATACGCTGGCGAGCGGAGCACTGCTGGGGGGCGGTGCGATCGGGGGATCGGATGTTTCGACGCAGGCGTGCGTCCGTGCTGGTCGCGGCGATCGGGGTGGCCGGGGCACTCGCGTTCTCGGGCTGCGCCGCAGGCGCCGGAGACGAGACTGCCGAGCCGACGGACGGCGACGTGCTGCCGCCGATCATGGTGCAGCTCGACGAGGTCGACGGCACGACGGTCGAGGTGCCGCTCGACAACGTGATCGTGCTGCAGGGCGACGACGAGACCTACACGGCGTGGGAGGCCGACATCGCCGACGAGTCGGTGGCGGAGTTCACGCCGGGTCGCGACGACGGTTCGGCGAGCTTCGATCCGGGCATCACGCCCCTGAAGGTCGGCTCGACCGAGGTCACGCTCGACAACTCCGAGACCGGCGACAGCGTGACGTTCACCGTCGACGTCGTCGAGGCGGGCTGACGCCGACCTCGCGCCGGGTCACCGGATCTCGAGAGGCGTCCGACTCCGTCGGGTCCTCGGCGAGCGGGTGAGGCTACCCGACGAGCAGGCCGCGCAGCTGGTCGGCCGAGTGCACGACCGCGAGGGCGTCGCCGGCCTCTTCGGGTGAGCCGTAGCCCCACTCGACGAGGATCGTCGGCACGCCGTTCGCGAGCGCACCGAGCGTGTCGTAGCCGCGGTCGCCGACCATCACCGCGTGCGCGGTGTCGATGCCCTCGGTCTGCAGCCGGCGCAGCGCTTCGGCGACCACGTCGGCCTTGGTGCTGCGCACCTCGTCCTCGCTCGCGCCGGCGATGACGTCGAAGTACTGCGCGAGACCGGCGTGCTCGAGCACGGCGGTCGCCATCGACTCGGGCTTCGAGGTCGCGAGCGCGATCGGGATGCCCGCGCGGTGCACGAGCTCGATCACGCCGGCGACGCCCGGGAAGACGGGGGAGCGCAGCAGGTGCCGATCGTAGTGGTCGCGGTAGACGTTCAGCGCCTCCCACGCCTCGGCGTCGGCGAAGCCGGCCGTCATGCGGAGGCTGTCGAGCAGGGGTGGGCCGACGTACGAGCGCAGCGTGTCGTCGTCGGGCACGGGAAGACCGAGCGACTCGAACATGTGCGCCAGCGACGCGGTGATGTCGGAGGCGGAGTCGACGATGGTGCCGTCGAGGTCGAAGAGGACGGCCGACCATGTGCGCGTCGGGGCAGCGCTGGCCGGCGGGGTGGTCAGGGTGCGGGTCACGCGTGCCATCCTATGGGCCGCGGCTGCGAGGGACTCTCAGGTCTGCTCAGAACAGGCTCGGATGCCCGCTGTCGACCCCGCGCATCGCGTCGTAGTCGAGCACGACGCATCGGATGCCCCGGTCCTCCGCGAGGGTGCGGGCCTGGGGTTTGATCTCCTGCGCGGCGAATACGCCGGTCACCGGCGCGAGGCGCGGGTCGCGGTTCATCAGTTCGAGGTACCGGGTGAGCTGTTCGACGCCGTCGATGTCGCCGCGACGCTTCAGCTCCACGGCCACCGAGCCGCCCGAGGCATCCGTGGCCAGGATGTCGACCGGACCGATCGCCGTCATGTACTCGCGGCGCACCAGCCGGTAGCCGTCGCCGAGCAACTCGATCTGCTCGGCGAGCAGCCGCTGCAGATGCGCTTCGACGCCGTCCTTCACGAGGCCCGGGTCGACGCCGAGCTCGTGCGCCGAGTCGTGCAGCACCTCGTGGATCGAGACGATCAGCCGGTCGGCGGTCTTCTTGTGCGTGACCGTCCACACCTCGATCACGCCGGCGCCGCGCTGATCGTCGTCGGGCTCGGACGCCTCGAGCGTGCACGGCGGGCTCATCCAGTTCAGCGGCTTGTAGCTGCCGCCGTCGCTGTGCACCAGCAGCGAGCCGTCGCCCTTCACCATGAGCAGGCGGGTCGCGAGCGGCAGGTGCGCCGAAAGCCTTCCGGCGTAGTCGACGGAGCAGCGGGCGATGACGAGACGCACCGTACGAGTGTACGTTGGGCGGCGACGGGGGGAGTCCGCGATGGGCGCGCTGCTGTACTCGATCTCGATCTCGCTCGACGGCTACGTCTGCGACGAGCACGGGAACTTCGACTGGGGGGCGCCGACCGAAGAAGAGCACGCGTTCATCAACGATCGCCTGCGTGGGCTCGGCACCTTCGTGTTCGGCCGCCGACTCTACGAGACGATGCGCGTCTGGGAGACGCTCGATCTGCAGGGGCAGTCACCGGCGGTCGCCGAGTTCGCGGCCCTGTGGCACGACACCGACAAGATCGTCTGCTCGACGACGCTCGGCGACTCCGACATCACCACCGCGCGGACGCGTCTCGTACGCCGCCTCGGCGTCGATGACCTGCGTGCGTTGGCCGAGGCATCCGACCGGGATGTCGAGGTGGGCGGGCCCACGCTCGCGGCCGACGCCATCCGCGCGGGCGCGGTCGACCGCATCTCGTTCTACATCCTGCCGGTGGTCGTCGGAGGCGGAACGCGGGCGCTGCCTGACCGCGCCCGACTCGACCTCGAGTTGACCGAGGAGCACCGGTTCCCGAGCGGGAAGGTGTTCGTGTCGTACCTGGTACGTCGCTGAGTCCGCCCCCGTCGCAGGCACTCTGTTCATACGCAGGCACGTTCGGCGGCACCGTGATCTGAACACGGTGCCTGCAACACGGTGCCTGCAACGGGGTGCCTGCAACGGGGTGAGGTCGGGTCAGCGCCGCCCCGTGCGCTCCCGCACCGCGGGCGCGGCGAGGCCGGCCACCACGAGCAGCCCGAGCAGCACCAGCAGCGCGTTCAGGATGCCGAAATGCTCGCCGAGGAACCCGAGCACCGGCGGCCCCACCAGGAACGCGCAGTAGCCGATCATCGCCACGGCCGACACGCGCGCGGCCGACTCGGCGCGGTCGGGCACGTCGGCGGCGGCCGACATGCCGACCGGGAACCCCAGCGAACAGCCGGCGCCCCAGAGGATGGTGCCGACGACCAGCATCCACGGCTCGGTGCCGAAGATGAACAGGGCGAGCCCGCCAGCGCCGACCGCCGCGAGCACCCGGATCACCGGCACCCGCCCGAACCGGTCGAGCACCGGCCCGCCGAGCACCCGCGACGCGGTCATCGCCACGGTGAACACGGTGAAGACCGCGGCCGCCGTCGTGGCATCCAGGTGGTGGCCGTCGACGACGGCGAGGGCGATCCAGTCGTTCGCGCTGCCCTCGGCGAACGACATGCCGAGCATGACCAGGCCGATGAGCCACAGTCGCAGATCGCCCCACACCCGCAGGCTCGCGCGCAGGCGCTCGCCGAACGTGCGGCGCGGCTGCGCGGCATCCGGTTCGCCATCGCCCTCGGGCGCATCGCCCAGCTCGGTGCGCACCGGAACGAAGCGCACCGCGATCACGACACCGATCGCGATGGCGATCGCGACCGCCAGCAGGTGCGGGAACACCGCGATCGACAGCGCGGATGCCCCGGCCGCGACGGCCGCGCCCGCGACCGTGCCGAAGCTGAAGAACGCGTGCATGAGCGGCATCACGGTGCGGCCGATCTCACGTTCGGCCTCGGCGCCCGAGACGTTCATGATCACATCGACGGCGCCGTTGCCGAACCCGAACAGCGCGAGGCCGACCACGACGAGCGGGATGGACGGCACGATCGAACTGCCGATGCCGACCGACACCAGCCCGACCGACACGACCATGAGGGTCGAGGCCATGCCGATGCGCGGCCCGAAGCGAGCGAGCACGATGGGGGCGGCGACCAGGCCGCCGATCGACGCGATCGACCCCGCGAGGATGACGAGCCCGACGCCCTGGGTCGACAGCTCGTTGAAGTCGCGCACGGCGGGGATGCGCGCGACCCAGCTCGCCATGCTGAGCCCGCTGAGGAAGAAGACCGCGAACACGGCGTTGCGCCACGCGCGCAGCTCGCGCGTGGGGCGGGGCGGGCGGGCGCCGGGGTCGGTCACGTCCTTAACGGTATCGACGGATGCCTCGTGCGCCATCGCGGTGCTCTCCTCGGGGTGTCCCGGGCCTCAGGGGGCCGGGAAGACGTTCTCGAATCGATTCGACTCGAATCGATTCGAGAGTAGCGGTCGGGGGCGCGCCGCGCAACCGCACGCGGCGCCGCGGGCCCCACCCCTGCCGCCGTTCCGTGCCGCGCAGGCCCAGCCCCGCCGCTGCGCCACTTCGGCGCCCTGCGCGCCACTCCAACTGGCGCACACCGCGCCGAAGTGGCGCAGTGCCGGGAGGTGGATGCGGGCATGCGCTGACTCGCCCCCGGCCGACTCCACCCCCGGCCGACTCTGCCCGCGGTCGGCTCTGCCCGCGCAGAACTCCGCCCGCGGCCGACTCCCCGCGACGCAGCCCTCG from Agromyces larvae includes the following:
- a CDS encoding immune inhibitor A domain-containing protein: MVATLPVIALVAAGLATAGVAPASAAPPSAPVIGDDEYYMNYVEPRVEQAFLDDVAVGDDAGQKQATAITTAEEIDKKFSQGNPVAAEGLAKAEAKALETGKSPKEIRESILKKLKSIWDKLKSLFQKKPDYKQAEVTQEAKLLTILVEFDPGAQDDFTDLQVPTEFGATTCMPGNVQSGPLHNNLPDPATLARADNNSMWVPDFSSDYYNKLLYSSKGITERVRKDLKGPDGRKGIDISGFTMKNMYEEMSHGAYTVTGAATPWITVPHSEAYYGATVCHLNEDGEYEAGPMQDMQGHPDNPLGPGQLAIDAVAALAQAQPNFPWADYDLEDQGDRDGDGNLWEPDGVIDHVVLVHAGADKSGGGGDEGTYAIWAHSSAVPGGADIPGTNLKLSNYIVQPEDSGVGVFAHEYGHDLGLPDLYDTSNAGNSDIDFWDLMNSGSHSGPIFQSMPTHMGLWDKWVLGWVDPVEVNPGDAPRDVTVGQNSRPLKNTEDGVKINLPDKVVHITDPHSGENMWYTGADQDYGDIRLSRSLGVVPEGSKFWMWNDYFIESDWDFGFVEVSTDAGANWTDVPVYNEDGSLATTPDSYPDPNGNLRGWFQRSHGITGSSGGWAHQYIDLSELAGQDVSVRLRMATDAAYQERNWFADDFSLVDGDGNVLWSDDVEGADDNGWVNEVASWATTTGPGWRKDTGTSIRAQYYLVEWRNFDGFDQGLQYAYDTVYQDDEGAWKVDKIKYNAPGALVWYRDTTYGNSNMVRNNLTSLPSEGAKGGLLLVDSHFDPLRRTGASADVDTSALNNMPSRAQSSNVAFGLSKTYPFQECITDVNYTEYCTKVPALAAVSTFTDDQGWYPGLEYRPDLLPVTGSDLYYRFVDGSVVVPSVGNAPYSTRIVDANGNLIPELFGLDIGVATPLGTGNPADDGVGYGTVVKVKKAGKNNTSAVISITPPRAG
- a CDS encoding HAD hydrolase-like protein, which gives rise to MTRTLTTPPASAAPTRTWSAVLFDLDGTIVDSASDITASLAHMFESLGLPVPDDDTLRSYVGPPLLDSLRMTAGFADAEAWEALNVYRDHYDRHLLRSPVFPGVAGVIELVHRAGIPIALATSKPESMATAVLEHAGLAQYFDVIAGASEDEVRSTKADVVAEALRRLQTEGIDTAHAVMVGDRGYDTLGALANGVPTILVEWGYGSPEEAGDALAVVHSADQLRGLLVG
- the nucS gene encoding endonuclease NucS — protein: MRLVIARCSVDYAGRLSAHLPLATRLLMVKGDGSLLVHSDGGSYKPLNWMSPPCTLEASEPDDDQRGAGVIEVWTVTHKKTADRLIVSIHEVLHDSAHELGVDPGLVKDGVEAHLQRLLAEQIELLGDGYRLVRREYMTAIGPVDILATDASGGSVAVELKRRGDIDGVEQLTRYLELMNRDPRLAPVTGVFAAQEIKPQARTLAEDRGIRCVVLDYDAMRGVDSGHPSLF
- a CDS encoding dihydrofolate reductase family protein yields the protein MGALLYSISISLDGYVCDEHGNFDWGAPTEEEHAFINDRLRGLGTFVFGRRLYETMRVWETLDLQGQSPAVAEFAALWHDTDKIVCSTTLGDSDITTARTRLVRRLGVDDLRALAEASDRDVEVGGPTLAADAIRAGAVDRISFYILPVVVGGGTRALPDRARLDLELTEEHRFPSGKVFVSYLVRR
- a CDS encoding MFS transporter — its product is MTDPGARPPRPTRELRAWRNAVFAVFFLSGLSMASWVARIPAVRDFNELSTQGVGLVILAGSIASIGGLVAAPIVLARFGPRIGMASTLMVVSVGLVSVGIGSSIVPSIPLVVVGLALFGFGNGAVDVIMNVSGAEAEREIGRTVMPLMHAFFSFGTVAGAAVAAGASALSIAVFPHLLAVAIAIAIGVVIAVRFVPVRTELGDAPEGDGEPDAAQPRRTFGERLRASLRVWGDLRLWLIGLVMLGMSFAEGSANDWIALAVVDGHHLDATTAAAVFTVFTVAMTASRVLGGPVLDRFGRVPVIRVLAAVGAGGLALFIFGTEPWMLVVGTILWGAGCSLGFPVGMSAAADVPDRAESAARVSAVAMIGYCAFLVGPPVLGFLGEHFGILNALLVLLGLLVVAGLAAPAVRERTGRR